A single Musa acuminata AAA Group cultivar baxijiao chromosome BXJ2-1, Cavendish_Baxijiao_AAA, whole genome shotgun sequence DNA region contains:
- the LOC135598257 gene encoding cell division cycle 20.2, cofactor of APC complex-like: protein MSSSRSRRVEYDRFIPFRSAMDMDYARFALTGPSRPQRDGSRESPSSVAYQKLLDECILKNRSRILAFKTAPEASASKLPEFDEPIRPQKKQQRRIPKEPERVLVIHGLLDDNVLNLLDWGSNNVLAIGLEDAVYLWDAANESTKLLQPVEDRGPITCIRWSPDCAVLAVAFGNSDLSLIDLATGHVVDGMEDENQAPVSSLAWRSNSILTVGRFDGTVVDYDFRKDDLFICFYNGHRRGVCSLKWSVLSGRYLASGGQDKLVHIWDACMPVSRDHPRQRQWLHRISSHTSIVKAVDWCPTRSNLLASGGGCNDHCVKFWNTVNGACLNSIDAGSEVCALLWDKNKSELLTSHGSPNNQLTLWNYPSMTRVAEVSGHSSRVHSLAGSPLGGVVASAAADETVKFWNIFETPKITKPELPFAQFNVIIR from the coding sequence atgtcttcttcgcgttcTAGGCGTGTGGAGTACGACCGCTTCATCCCGTTCCGGTCGGCGATGGACATGGACTACGCACGCTTTGCCCTAACCGGGCCTTCGAGACCGCAGCGTGATGGTTCGAGGGAATCCCCATCGAGCGTGGCGTACCAAAAGCTTCTTGACGAGTGCATTTTGAAGAACAGGTCTCGTATCCTCGCTTTCAAGACTGCACCTGAAGCGTCGGCCAGCAAGCTGCCCGAGTTTGACGAGCCCATTCGGCCGCAGAAGAAGCAGCAGAGGCGAATCCCTAAAGAACCAGAGAGGGTTTTGGTAATTCACGGCTtgttggatgataatgttttgaatctcctcgactggggaagcaataatgtgttggcGATTGGCCTTGAGGACGCAGTGTATCTCTGGGACGCTGCAAACGAGTCTACTAAGCTTCTACAACCCGTAGAAGACAGAGGACCTATCACTTGCATCCGCTGGTCGCCAGACTGTGCAGTTCTTGCTGTCGCATTTGGCAATTCAGATTTATCCCTGATTGATCTAGCAACAGGACATGTCGTGGATGGGATGGAAGATGAGAACCAGGCCCCTGTGTCGTCACTTGCGTGGAGAAGTAATTCAATCTTGACAGTCGGAAGATTTGATGGCACTGTTGTTGATTATGACTTTAGAAAGGATGACCTGTTCATCTGTTTCTATAATGGGCATCGGCGTGGagtttgtagtcttaaatggtccGTGTTGTCAGGGCGGTATTTGGCGAGTGGAGGGCAGGACAAACTAGTGCACATATGGGATGCCTGCATGCCTGTCTCACGTGACCATCCACGTCAACGTCAATGGCTTCACAGGATCAGCAGCCACACTTCCATTGTGAAGGCCGTTGACTGGTGCCCAACTCGGAGCAACCtgctggcttctggtggaggTTGCAATGATCATTGCGTTAAGTTTTGGAACACCGTTAACGGTGCTTGCTTGAACTCGATTGATGCTGGCTCTGAAGTTTGTGCATTGCTATGGGACAAAAACAAATCTGAATTACTGACCTCCCATGGTTCGCCGAACAATCAACTCACCTTGTGGAATTACCCATCCATGACGAGAGTGGCTGAGGTTTCCGGTCATTCATCCCGGGTTCATTCCTTGGCTGGGAGTCCACTGGGAGGTGTAGTAGCTTCTGCCGCAGCAGATGAGACAGTCAAGTTTTGGAATATCTTTGAGACTCCCAAAATAACAAAACCTGAACTGCCTTTTGCCCAATTTAATGTCATCATAAGATGA